A stretch of the Blastocatellia bacterium genome encodes the following:
- the ribD gene encoding bifunctional diaminohydroxyphosphoribosylaminopyrimidine deaminase/5-amino-6-(5-phosphoribosylamino)uracil reductase RibD, whose product MNDLKWMQEVLKLAAKGQGQVSPNPMVGALVVKSDVVLGRGYHRYSSFDHAEVHALREAGSLAQNATLFVNLEPCCHHGRTPPCTDLILRSGVSRVVAAMTDPNPLVAGGGFHALQVNGVEVQVGLCEKEAQKLNEKFVTFVTKKRPFVLLKTAMTLGGKIATYSGKSQWITGEASRLASQKLRAEYDAILVGAGTVIADDPELTLRIEAKRHRALFRIIVDGSLNTPLTAKMFTTTTLYPVVIFADEQSAINNLGSKEALMQRVKQYEDLGVQIIFEAGISGYVSLPALLNELARRQITSLIVEGGSSITGQFLENHLFDKASFFIAPKLVGGQNATVAMGATGFESLDEAVELENVEIIQHNKDIEITGYPKTQVEN is encoded by the coding sequence ATGAATGATCTTAAATGGATGCAGGAAGTCTTAAAACTTGCCGCTAAGGGTCAAGGTCAAGTTAGCCCTAATCCAATGGTTGGTGCTTTGGTAGTAAAAAGCGATGTAGTTCTTGGACGTGGCTATCATCGCTATAGCAGTTTTGACCATGCCGAGGTACACGCTTTAAGAGAAGCTGGAAGTCTTGCCCAAAATGCGACACTTTTTGTAAATCTTGAGCCTTGTTGCCATCATGGACGAACTCCCCCTTGTACAGATTTAATTTTAAGAAGCGGTGTAAGTCGTGTAGTTGCTGCAATGACAGACCCTAATCCTTTGGTAGCTGGTGGAGGTTTTCACGCGCTTCAAGTAAATGGTGTAGAAGTTCAAGTTGGACTATGTGAAAAAGAAGCTCAAAAGCTTAATGAAAAATTTGTTACTTTTGTTACTAAAAAACGCCCTTTTGTTTTGCTAAAAACAGCTATGACCCTAGGTGGTAAAATTGCTACTTACTCTGGCAAATCCCAATGGATAACGGGCGAAGCCTCTCGCCTAGCATCTCAAAAACTCCGAGCAGAATATGATGCTATTTTAGTAGGTGCTGGAACTGTTATTGCTGATGATCCAGAACTAACCCTAAGAATTGAAGCTAAACGACATCGCGCATTATTTAGAATTATTGTTGATGGTAGTCTAAACACTCCACTTACAGCAAAAATGTTTACTACTACCACGCTATATCCTGTAGTTATTTTTGCTGATGAGCAATCAGCTATTAATAATCTTGGAAGCAAAGAAGCTTTAATGCAGCGTGTTAAACAATATGAAGATCTTGGAGTTCAAATAATTTTTGAAGCAGGAATAAGCGGCTATGTGTCGCTTCCTGCACTACTTAATGAACTAGCACGCCGTCAAATTACAAGCTTAATTGTTGAAGGCGGCTCAAGCATCACAGGACAGTTTTTAGAAAATCATTTGTTTGATAAAGCCTCATTTTTTATTGCTCCTAAATTAGTTGGTGGACAAAATGCAACTGTAGCAATGGGCGCAACTGGCTTTGAAAGCCTAGATGAAGCCGTAGAGCTAGAAAACGTTGAAATCATCCAACATAACAAAGATATTGAAATTACTGGCTATCCTAAAACTCAGGTGGAAAATTAA
- the glmU gene encoding bifunctional UDP-N-acetylglucosamine diphosphorylase/glucosamine-1-phosphate N-acetyltransferase GlmU — translation MDLNILVMAAGLGTRMKSRKAKVLHNLVGQPLINHVYQTALSLSPKRILMIIGHQADDVARNLKTCHQQLTKLSDSNLVAPEHVLQLEQRGTGHMVMMAKEQLANDNTPILVLSGDVPLISAQTLKNLFEVHKSNNAKATVLTTTIADPTGYGRIVRTGEDFSYIVEHRDASPTELAINEINAGIYCFESNALFNALERISPNNSQGEYYLTDVLSVLKKQGNKVAIYQYPVANEVLGINNRLELAEAEKRLRKSKLTNLMLSGVTIIDPDSTFIDPQVTIGMDSVIYPNVVIEGYTTVGENCTLYPGVHLVNAQLANGVTVKDYCLVVDSFLADDTMVGPFAHLRMGARLEANATVGNFVEVKKSTLGCKTKAMHLAYLGDATIGNQVNIGAGTITCNYDGKNKHSTIIADNVKIGSDTMLVAPVTVGEGSITGAGTVVTKDIPANSLAVGVPAVIKKQITKA, via the coding sequence ATGGACTTAAATATTTTAGTAATGGCTGCTGGTTTAGGTACAAGAATGAAATCACGTAAAGCTAAGGTTTTACATAATTTAGTTGGTCAACCTTTGATAAATCATGTCTACCAAACAGCCCTTTCACTTTCACCAAAAAGAATCCTAATGATTATTGGTCATCAAGCTGACGATGTAGCCCGAAACTTAAAAACTTGTCATCAACAACTTACAAAATTATCAGACTCTAATCTTGTTGCTCCAGAGCATGTTTTACAACTTGAGCAACGCGGCACAGGTCATATGGTAATGATGGCTAAAGAACAGCTTGCAAACGACAATACACCTATTTTAGTTTTATCTGGCGATGTTCCTTTAATTTCTGCTCAAACCTTAAAAAATCTTTTTGAAGTCCATAAATCAAATAATGCTAAAGCTACTGTTTTAACTACAACTATTGCAGATCCAACTGGTTATGGTCGTATAGTTCGCACTGGTGAAGATTTTAGCTATATTGTTGAGCATCGAGATGCTAGCCCAACAGAGCTAGCAATTAATGAAATTAATGCAGGAATTTATTGTTTTGAATCTAATGCCCTTTTTAATGCTTTAGAGCGAATTTCCCCTAACAATTCCCAAGGTGAATATTATTTAACAGATGTTTTATCTGTTCTAAAAAAACAAGGTAATAAAGTAGCTATTTATCAATACCCTGTAGCCAATGAAGTGTTAGGAATTAATAACCGTTTAGAACTTGCCGAAGCCGAAAAACGCCTGCGTAAAAGCAAATTAACTAACCTAATGCTTTCAGGTGTCACAATTATTGACCCTGATAGCACTTTTATTGACCCACAAGTTACAATTGGAATGGATAGCGTAATTTACCCAAATGTAGTTATTGAAGGTTATACAACTGTAGGAGAAAATTGCACACTTTACCCGGGAGTTCATTTAGTTAACGCTCAACTAGCTAATGGAGTTACGGTTAAGGATTACTGTTTAGTTGTAGATAGCTTTTTAGCTGATGACACTATGGTTGGCCCATTTGCACATCTACGTATGGGAGCAAGATTAGAAGCTAATGCAACTGTAGGAAATTTTGTTGAAGTAAAAAAATCAACTTTAGGCTGTAAAACTAAAGCTATGCACCTAGCTTATTTAGGAGATGCAACCATTGGCAACCAAGTAAATATTGGTGCAGGAACGATTACTTGTAATTATGATGGGAAAAATAAGCATTCTACAATCATTGCTGATAATGTTAAGATTGGCAGCGATACAATGCTAGTTGCCCCTGTCACAGTTGGCGAAGGTTCAATAACAGGTGCCGGAACTGTTGTTACAAAAGATATTCCAGCAAACTCTTTAGCTGTAGGTGTTCCAGCAGTAATCAAAAAACAAATAACAAAGGCTTAA
- a CDS encoding ABC transporter ATP-binding protein, which translates to MESLSDGATIGFEALTIRYGKKSVLENVSFQVPSGSVYALLGRNGTGKSSTVRCLLGQQKPTTGRVTMFGQDVWKNRSRLMEKVGVIPEEPDAPADMTAKQLVNFCSDLYPKWDAVGVNQRLARFQVPLNVAFGNLSKGQKGQVALALALGSCPEILVLDDPTLGLDVVARKNFFEELVGELADRGMTVIITSHDLAGIERIADRVGIIKDNKLVANEEIETLKAKFRRIRCPNRGMEITSRDAAWDGLTTVQVKVSGWGVEAVVSNYDEYSFNKFRNLGGITDAEVSATSLEDIFTVMVGEKGE; encoded by the coding sequence ATGGAAAGTTTGTCAGATGGTGCAACAATAGGTTTTGAAGCTTTAACCATCCGCTATGGTAAAAAAAGCGTTTTAGAAAATGTTTCTTTTCAAGTTCCTTCAGGTTCAGTTTATGCTCTACTTGGGCGCAATGGTACAGGAAAATCTTCTACTGTACGTTGTCTTTTAGGACAACAAAAGCCCACAACAGGTAGAGTAACAATGTTTGGTCAAGATGTCTGGAAAAACCGTTCTAGACTAATGGAAAAAGTTGGAGTAATTCCAGAAGAACCAGATGCCCCTGCTGATATGACAGCTAAACAATTAGTAAATTTTTGTTCAGATCTTTATCCAAAATGGGATGCTGTTGGAGTTAACCAACGTCTAGCACGTTTTCAAGTCCCCTTAAATGTAGCTTTTGGCAATTTATCTAAAGGCCAAAAAGGTCAAGTTGCACTTGCACTTGCACTTGGTTCTTGCCCAGAAATTTTAGTGCTTGACGACCCAACACTTGGCTTAGATGTGGTAGCACGAAAAAATTTTTTTGAAGAATTAGTTGGTGAATTAGCTGATCGCGGTATGACCGTAATTATTACTTCGCATGATTTAGCTGGTATTGAAAGAATCGCTGATCGAGTAGGAATTATTAAGGACAATAAATTAGTAGCAAATGAAGAAATTGAAACATTAAAAGCAAAATTTCGTCGTATCCGCTGCCCTAACCGAGGTATGGAAATAACTAGCCGAGATGCGGCTTGGGATGGACTTACAACAGTTCAAGTTAAGGTGTCGGGTTGGGGAGTAGAGGCTGTTGTTTCAAACTATGACGAATATTCATTTAATAAATTTAGAAATTTAGGTGGAATAACTGATGCAGAAGTTTCTGCAACGTCATTAGAAGATATTTTTACTGTTATGGTAGGAGAAAAAGGAGAATAG
- a CDS encoding GntR family transcriptional regulator has protein sequence MVSFRLKVDPSNEKPLWQQVEEGVRKLITSGILAPGSLIISVRELAQELKINPTIVAKAYQRLIDTGLLVNKRWEGIIVANYLTVDEQKDLLHQEALRYAYAASELGIEKEVAIQQLKMAFHNIKLQQGRLKVAVKLTRLGQR, from the coding sequence ATGGTCAGTTTTAGATTAAAAGTAGATCCAAGTAATGAAAAACCCTTATGGCAACAAGTTGAAGAAGGCGTAAGAAAGTTAATTACAAGTGGAATTCTAGCCCCTGGAAGCTTAATTATTTCTGTACGTGAGCTAGCTCAAGAATTAAAAATCAATCCAACCATTGTAGCAAAGGCTTATCAACGTTTAATAGATACAGGGCTTTTAGTAAATAAGCGTTGGGAAGGTATCATAGTAGCTAATTATTTAACAGTAGATGAACAAAAAGATTTATTACATCAAGAAGCTTTAAGATATGCCTATGCTGCCAGTGAATTAGGAATAGAAAAAGAAGTAGCCATTCAGCAATTAAAAATGGCATTTCACAATATAAAACTACAACAAGGTAGATTAAAAGTAGCCGTAAAATTAACAAGGTTAGGGCAAAGGTAG
- a CDS encoding GntR family transcriptional regulator: protein MSRALHIDPSDAAPIWRQIEEGLRRLVASGALVPGEAVPSVRDLAKELRVNPATVAKAYQRLVDAGVLMVKRGEGTFVAESRPVMGIVERKQLLREGAIRYATTAITIGASSEEAILELKEAIEQISSSELETEF, encoded by the coding sequence ATGAGTCGAGCGTTGCATATAGATCCTAGTGATGCTGCTCCAATTTGGCGGCAAATAGAAGAAGGGTTGCGACGTTTGGTTGCTTCTGGTGCTTTAGTGCCAGGAGAAGCTGTTCCTTCTGTCAGAGATTTAGCCAAAGAGTTAAGAGTTAATCCAGCAACAGTAGCAAAAGCTTATCAACGTCTAGTAGACGCTGGAGTTTTAATGGTCAAGCGTGGTGAAGGAACTTTTGTTGCTGAAAGTCGCCCAGTAATGGGAATTGTTGAACGTAAGCAACTCTTAAGAGAAGGTGCTATTCGCTATGCAACTACAGCTATTACTATTGGAGCTAGTTCTGAAGAAGCTATTTTAGAGTTAAAAGAAGCTATTGAACAAATTAGTAGCAGTGAACTTGAAACAGAATTTTAA
- a CDS encoding response regulator, translating to MLLILAILAASGQIVLLDEVDLPIHDSNGLRTDIDLSDFSSIRLLQGNIKQVSWKDVNTKPVDEITEYQNSNILVVDDDPTIHMILKIAAQKLKCHIETALDGVNALEKLEKLPIHLLISDLRMPNMTGIELFQSLQNNPKLADIPFVVLSSIDDDEEVAAALEQGVEDYWIKPLRVNEIQARIKRLLTRQNKKTTKAKDSKPPALNIPTLPNKDVVVKGLAAPPTLPTSITPAITPPPIITSSTTPPQQTSKTLDEQTAQNLLHYFKKKLIRKLLFFQEKWIL from the coding sequence TTGCTGTTGATTCTTGCTATTTTAGCTGCTAGTGGTCAAATAGTCTTATTAGATGAGGTTGACTTACCTATTCATGATAGTAATGGTCTTCGTACCGATATAGACCTTTCAGATTTTAGTTCTATACGCCTTTTACAAGGAAATATTAAACAAGTTAGCTGGAAAGATGTTAATACAAAACCAGTAGATGAGATTACTGAGTACCAAAACTCTAATATATTAGTAGTCGATGATGATCCTACCATCCATATGATCTTAAAGATTGCTGCACAAAAGCTTAAATGCCATATAGAAACAGCACTAGATGGGGTAAATGCTTTAGAAAAATTAGAAAAACTTCCTATACATTTACTAATATCTGATTTACGTATGCCCAATATGACAGGTATAGAATTATTTCAAAGTTTGCAAAATAATCCTAAATTAGCAGATATTCCTTTTGTTGTACTATCTTCTATTGATGATGATGAAGAAGTTGCAGCAGCTTTAGAACAAGGTGTAGAAGATTATTGGATTAAACCCTTAAGAGTAAATGAAATCCAAGCTCGTATCAAACGCTTACTTACACGTCAAAATAAAAAAACAACCAAAGCTAAAGACTCAAAACCACCTGCTCTAAATATACCAACATTGCCTAATAAAGATGTAGTTGTCAAAGGATTAGCTGCCCCACCAACTTTGCCAACTTCAATAACTCCAGCAATTACACCACCACCAATAATAACTTCATCCACTACACCACCTCAACAAACAAGTAAAACACTTGATGAGCAAACAGCACAAAACTTGTTGCACTATTTCAAGAAGAAGCTAATAAGGAAATTACTATTCTTCCAGGAAAAATGGATCTTATAA